A stretch of Pseudomonas sp. CCC3.1 DNA encodes these proteins:
- a CDS encoding sigma-70 family RNA polymerase sigma factor, with protein sequence MQPPSTRKLGFFFSDHHRWLLQHIRRRVRNHADAEDTAADTFCQMLAARVDPDTIEQPRAYLSTIARRLIFDRHRRSKLENAYLERLTLLPEAVAPSPEEQLQLIEALVAIDRAIDGLPLIVKATFLYSQLDGLSYVAIAHKLGLSERTVSRYMKQALRQCYLSEASR encoded by the coding sequence GTGCAACCTCCTTCGACTCGCAAACTGGGCTTTTTTTTCAGCGACCACCACCGTTGGTTGCTGCAGCATATTCGTCGCCGTGTACGCAATCATGCGGATGCCGAGGACACGGCAGCCGACACGTTTTGCCAAATGCTGGCCGCACGGGTCGACCCTGACACCATCGAGCAGCCGCGCGCCTATTTGTCGACGATTGCCAGACGTTTGATTTTCGACCGGCACCGGCGCAGCAAGCTGGAGAATGCCTATCTGGAGCGCCTGACCTTGCTCCCCGAAGCCGTGGCGCCCTCCCCTGAAGAACAACTGCAATTGATCGAAGCGCTGGTCGCCATCGACCGGGCCATTGATGGCTTGCCGCTGATCGTCAAGGCCACCTTCTTGTACAGCCAACTGGACGGCCTGAGTTACGTAGCAATTGCGCACAAATTGGGGCTGTCGGAACGCACAGTCAGCCGCTACATGAAACAAGCCTTGCGCCAGTGCTACCTGAGCGAGGCATCACGATGA
- a CDS encoding FecR domain-containing protein: MSKLRLDPISEQSIDWMVKLRAGTPDSALQERFNAWLASDPAHVQAWDTLQQRLGGSFNTVRALDRRVPGQAGEVRQVLLQPHTTRRDALRAITGLSLLGGGLWLGASSPLGDSLLADLSTGRAQRDDFNLADGSRLSLNADSAVDLHFNEHQRLVILRRGELVIQVAPDPRRPLRVRTEQGEVRALGTRFLVAQEADASRVVVLEHSVETRLFNGMTLNLQEGQSALLYRQRIVPQTGDQQYRADWMSGRLNVLDDSLAQVVDALRPYTRGFVRVAPEVRGLRVQGVYPLNDPDRAFNALAETLPIRVDRYSPWLTLIRPA, encoded by the coding sequence ATGAGCAAGTTGCGCCTGGACCCCATCAGCGAACAGAGCATTGACTGGATGGTGAAGCTGCGCGCGGGCACGCCAGACTCTGCACTGCAAGAGCGATTCAACGCCTGGCTAGCCTCGGATCCGGCCCATGTGCAGGCCTGGGACACCTTGCAACAACGCCTCGGCGGCTCGTTCAATACGGTTCGGGCGCTGGACCGGCGTGTACCTGGGCAGGCGGGCGAAGTGCGCCAAGTGCTGTTGCAACCACACACCACTCGGCGCGACGCATTGCGTGCAATCACCGGCCTGAGCCTGCTCGGCGGTGGTTTGTGGCTGGGGGCCAGCAGCCCGCTGGGTGATTCGCTGCTGGCAGACCTGTCTACCGGCCGCGCTCAGCGCGATGACTTTAACCTGGCCGATGGCAGCCGCCTGAGCTTGAACGCCGACAGCGCGGTAGACCTGCATTTCAATGAGCACCAACGGCTGGTGATTTTGCGCCGTGGCGAGTTGGTGATTCAGGTGGCGCCCGACCCGCGCCGCCCGCTGCGGGTTCGCACCGAGCAAGGTGAAGTGCGCGCCCTTGGCACACGCTTTTTGGTTGCCCAAGAAGCCGACGCCAGTCGTGTGGTGGTGCTTGAGCACTCAGTCGAAACCCGGCTGTTCAACGGCATGACACTGAACCTGCAAGAAGGTCAGTCAGCCCTGTTATACCGCCAGCGGATTGTGCCGCAGACCGGCGACCAGCAGTACCGCGCCGACTGGATGAGCGGCCGGCTTAACGTGCTGGACGACTCCCTGGCGCAGGTGGTCGACGCCTTGCGTCCCTACACCCGAGGATTTGTCCGTGTGGCGCCTGAGGTTCGCGGCTTGCGCGTACAAGGCGTATACCCGCTCAATGACCCCGACCGGGCCTTCAATGCACTGGCGGAAACACTGCCGATCCGCGTGGATCGCTACAGCCCGTGGCTGACCTTGATACGCCCGGCCTAA
- a CDS encoding cytochrome c family protein, translating into MKHRALLTFLLILNAALFSAWASAAGDAEAGGKLFTKTCGGCHSIGENARNGFGPQLNGVIGQLAGTVPGYQFSDAMKNSGVVWTRENLAAYIEAPKKVVSGTRMIFWGISDPEKIENLLAYIETFQEQGQGQ; encoded by the coding sequence ATGAAGCACCGAGCCTTACTGACTTTCTTGCTGATCCTCAATGCCGCACTGTTCAGTGCTTGGGCGTCTGCGGCGGGCGATGCAGAAGCGGGCGGCAAGTTATTCACCAAGACTTGTGGCGGCTGTCACAGCATAGGAGAGAACGCCCGTAACGGGTTTGGCCCGCAATTGAACGGCGTGATTGGCCAGTTGGCCGGGACAGTTCCTGGCTATCAGTTCTCTGATGCCATGAAAAATTCAGGAGTGGTGTGGACGCGCGAAAACCTGGCCGCCTACATCGAAGCTCCGAAAAAAGTCGTGAGTGGCACGCGAATGATTTTCTGGGGCATCAGCGACCCGGAGAAAATCGAAAACCTGCTGGCTTACATCGAAACCTTTCAAGAGCAAGGCCAAGGCCAGTGA